The Pantoea sp. At-9b genome includes a window with the following:
- the atpD gene encoding F0F1 ATP synthase subunit beta, whose protein sequence is MAAGKIVQIIGAVVDVEFPQDAVPQVYSALEVKNGDARLVLEVQQQLGGGVVRTIAMGTSDGLKRGLEVADLKKPIQVPVGKATLGRIMNVLGEPIDMKGDLKEEDGSVPEVSSIHRAAPSYEDQSNSQELLETGIKVIDLMCPFAKGGKVGLFGGAGVGKTVNMMELIRNIAAEHSGYSVFAGVGERTREGNDFYHEMTDSNVIDKVALVYGQMNEPPGNRLRVALTGLTMAEKFRDEGRDVLLFIDNIYRYTLAGTEVSALLGRMPSAVGYQPTLAEEMGVLQERITSTKTGSITSVQAVYVPADDLTDPSPATTFAHLDSTVTLSRQIASLGIYPAVDPLDSTSRQLDPLIVGQEHYDVARGVQSLLQRYQELKDIIAILGMDELSEDDKLLVARARKIQRFLSQPFFVAEVFTGSPGKYVTLKDTIRGFKGIMEGEFDHLPEQAFYMVGAIDEAVEKAKKL, encoded by the coding sequence ATGGCAGCTGGAAAGATTGTCCAGATTATCGGCGCCGTAGTTGACGTCGAATTCCCTCAGGATGCCGTACCGCAAGTGTACAGCGCTCTTGAGGTTAAGAATGGTGATGCTCGTCTGGTGCTGGAAGTTCAGCAGCAGCTGGGTGGTGGCGTGGTGCGTACCATCGCCATGGGTACTTCTGACGGCCTGAAGCGCGGTCTGGAAGTAGCCGACCTGAAAAAACCGATCCAGGTACCGGTTGGTAAAGCAACCCTCGGCCGTATCATGAACGTGCTGGGTGAGCCGATCGACATGAAAGGCGACCTGAAAGAAGAAGATGGCAGCGTACCAGAGGTTTCCTCTATTCACCGCGCAGCACCTTCTTATGAAGATCAGTCTAACTCGCAGGAGCTGCTGGAAACCGGCATCAAGGTTATCGACCTGATGTGTCCGTTCGCGAAGGGCGGTAAAGTCGGTCTGTTCGGTGGTGCGGGTGTAGGTAAAACCGTAAACATGATGGAGCTGATCCGTAACATCGCGGCTGAGCACTCAGGTTACTCGGTATTTGCCGGTGTGGGTGAGCGTACTCGTGAGGGTAACGACTTCTACCACGAAATGACTGACTCCAACGTTATCGACAAAGTAGCGCTGGTGTATGGCCAGATGAACGAGCCGCCGGGTAACCGTCTGCGCGTAGCACTGACCGGCCTGACCATGGCGGAAAAATTCCGTGATGAAGGTCGTGACGTTCTGCTGTTCATCGACAACATCTATCGTTACACCCTGGCCGGTACAGAAGTATCTGCACTGCTGGGTCGTATGCCTTCAGCGGTAGGTTATCAGCCGACGCTGGCAGAAGAGATGGGTGTGTTGCAGGAACGTATTACCTCAACTAAGACCGGTTCAATCACCTCCGTACAGGCCGTTTACGTCCCTGCGGATGACTTGACTGACCCGTCTCCGGCGACCACCTTCGCCCACCTGGACTCAACTGTTACTCTGAGCCGTCAGATCGCCTCTCTGGGTATCTACCCGGCCGTTGACCCGCTGGATTCCACCAGCCGTCAGCTGGACCCGCTGATCGTGGGTCAGGAGCACTATGATGTTGCGCGTGGCGTGCAGTCTCTGCTGCAGCGTTACCAGGAACTGAAAGACATCATCGCCATCCTCGGTATGGACGAGCTGTCTGAAGACGACAAACTGCTGGTGGCACGTGCGCGTAAGATTCAGCGCTTCCTGTCTCAGCCGTTCTTCGTTGCTGAAGTCTTCACCGGTTCTCCAGGTAAGTACGTAACGCTGAAAGACACCATCCGTGGCTTCAAAGGCATCATGGAAGGCGAATTCGACCATCTGCCAGAGCAGGCTTTCTACATGGTTGGCGCGATCGACGAAGCCGTGGAAAAAGCGAAGAAACTGTAA
- the atpG gene encoding F0F1 ATP synthase subunit gamma, which translates to MAGAKEIRTKIGSVKNTQKITKAMEMVAASKMRKTQERMAASRPYADTMRKVIGHLALGNLEYKHPYLDERDVKRVGYLVVSTDRGLCGGLNINLFKKVLAEMKAWTDKGVQSDLAIIGSKGLGFFGSVGGNIVAQVTGMGDKPSLSELIGPVKVMLQAYDEGRIDKLYVVSNKFNNTMSQTPTITQLLPLPPAEGEEEMKAKTWDYLYEPDPKALLDTLLRRYVESQVYQGVVENLASEQAARMVAMKAATDNGGNLIKELQLVYNKARQASITQELTEIVSGASAV; encoded by the coding sequence ATGGCCGGCGCAAAAGAGATACGTACCAAGATCGGAAGCGTGAAAAACACGCAGAAGATCACCAAAGCGATGGAAATGGTCGCCGCCTCCAAGATGCGTAAAACGCAGGAACGCATGGCGGCCAGCCGTCCGTATGCAGATACCATGCGCAAAGTGATTGGTCACCTTGCGTTAGGCAATCTGGAATACAAGCACCCTTACCTGGATGAGCGCGACGTTAAGCGCGTCGGCTACCTGGTCGTTTCGACTGACCGCGGGCTTTGTGGTGGTTTGAACATTAACCTGTTCAAAAAAGTGCTGGCAGAAATGAAAGCCTGGACCGATAAAGGCGTACAGAGCGATCTGGCGATTATCGGCTCAAAAGGGCTTGGTTTCTTCGGCTCTGTGGGTGGCAACATCGTGGCACAGGTCACAGGCATGGGTGATAAGCCTTCACTGTCTGAACTGATCGGTCCGGTAAAAGTGATGTTGCAGGCTTATGATGAAGGCCGCATCGACAAGCTGTATGTCGTCAGCAACAAATTTAATAACACCATGTCTCAGACTCCGACCATTACCCAACTGCTGCCGTTACCGCCAGCGGAAGGTGAAGAAGAGATGAAGGCGAAGACCTGGGATTACCTGTACGAACCCGATCCGAAGGCGCTGCTGGATACCCTGCTGCGTCGTTATGTCGAATCGCAGGTTTATCAGGGTGTGGTGGAAAACCTGGCCAGTGAGCAGGCCGCACGTATGGTAGCGATGAAAGCCGCAACCGATAACGGCGGAAATCTGATCAAAGAGCTGCAGTTGGTTTACAACAAAGCTCGTCAGGCCAGCATCACCCAGGAACTTACCGAGATCGTCTCGGGAGCCTCCGCGGTTTAA
- the pstS gene encoding phosphate ABC transporter substrate-binding protein PstS, with the protein MTLMRSTVARILAATFAVSAVSAFAATDLTGAGGTFPAPVYAKWAAEYQQATGSKVNYQGIGSSGGVKQIIAKTVDFGASDAPMKDEDLQKNGLFQFPTVIGGVVLAVNIPGVKSGQLTLDGKTVGDIYLGNIKKWNDPAITKLNPGVKLPDTNINVVRRADGSGTSFVFTSYLSKVNEEWNSKIGKGNTVNWPTGLGGKGNDGVAAFVQRLPGSIGYVEYAYAKQNNLTYTKLHDADGKSVAPSEASFANAAKGANWSESFAQDLTFQKGNDAWPITSTTFILVYKDQANAEKGSEVLKFFDWAYKNGGKTATSLDYAALPDSVTSQIRDAWKANIKDTSGKALYK; encoded by the coding sequence ATGACACTGATGCGTAGCACCGTAGCCCGAATCCTCGCCGCCACCTTCGCAGTAAGCGCGGTCTCTGCTTTTGCAGCAACCGATCTGACTGGCGCAGGCGGGACATTCCCGGCACCGGTTTATGCCAAGTGGGCAGCAGAATACCAGCAAGCCACCGGTAGCAAAGTAAACTATCAGGGTATTGGTTCTTCGGGCGGCGTGAAGCAAATCATCGCCAAAACCGTCGATTTCGGTGCGTCAGATGCGCCGATGAAAGATGAAGATCTGCAAAAAAATGGCCTGTTCCAGTTCCCGACCGTGATCGGTGGTGTGGTACTGGCGGTTAACATCCCTGGCGTGAAGTCTGGTCAGCTGACCCTCGACGGTAAAACCGTTGGTGACATTTACCTGGGCAACATCAAAAAGTGGAACGATCCGGCGATCACTAAGCTGAACCCGGGCGTTAAACTGCCAGACACCAACATCAACGTGGTACGCCGCGCTGACGGTTCCGGTACTTCTTTCGTCTTCACCAGCTACCTGTCTAAGGTGAACGAAGAGTGGAACAGCAAAATTGGTAAAGGCAACACCGTAAACTGGCCGACCGGTCTGGGCGGTAAAGGTAACGACGGCGTGGCAGCATTTGTCCAGCGTCTGCCGGGTTCAATTGGCTACGTTGAGTATGCGTATGCTAAGCAGAACAACCTGACCTACACCAAACTGCACGATGCAGACGGTAAATCTGTCGCGCCGAGCGAAGCCAGCTTTGCTAACGCGGCGAAAGGCGCGAACTGGAGCGAATCTTTTGCCCAGGACCTGACCTTCCAGAAAGGCAACGATGCATGGCCGATCACCTCTACCACCTTCATTCTGGTCTACAAAGATCAGGCGAATGCTGAGAAAGGTAGCGAAGTGCTGAAGTTCTTCGACTGGGCGTACAAAAATGGCGGTAAAACAGCGACCAGCCTGGATTATGCTGCGCTGCCAGATAGCGTAACGTCACAGATTCGCGACGCCTGGAAAGCCAACATCAAAGATACTTCCGGCAAAGCGCTGTACAAGTAA
- a CDS encoding F0F1 ATP synthase subunit epsilon, translating into MAMTYHLDVVSAEQQMFSGLVQKIQVSGSEGELGIYPGHAPLLTAIKPGMIRIVKQHGEEEYIYLSGGVLEVQPGSTTVLADTAIRGEDLDEARALEAKRKAEEHMSSSHGDVDYAQASAELAKAIAKLRVIELTKKAM; encoded by the coding sequence ATGGCTATGACTTATCACCTGGATGTTGTCAGCGCGGAGCAACAAATGTTCTCCGGCCTGGTGCAGAAAATCCAGGTGTCAGGTAGCGAAGGTGAGCTGGGGATTTACCCTGGTCACGCCCCGCTCCTGACTGCCATTAAGCCTGGTATGATTCGCATCGTTAAACAGCACGGCGAAGAGGAGTATATCTACCTCTCTGGCGGCGTGCTGGAAGTACAGCCGGGCAGCACCACCGTTCTGGCCGACACCGCGATTCGTGGTGAAGACCTGGACGAGGCGCGCGCGCTGGAAGCGAAACGTAAAGCAGAAGAACACATGAGCAGCAGCCACGGCGACGTGGACTATGCTCAGGCTTCTGCCGAACTGGCGAAAGCTATCGCGAAACTGCGTGTTATCGAGCTGACCAAAAAAGCGATGTAA
- the glmU gene encoding bifunctional UDP-N-acetylglucosamine diphosphorylase/glucosamine-1-phosphate N-acetyltransferase GlmU: MSTSAMSVVILAAGKGTRMYSDLPKVLHTLAGKPMVQHVIDAATGLGAQQIHLVYGHGGDQLKALLSGNTLNWVLQAQQLGTGHAMQQAAPYFADDEDIVMLYGDVPLISLETLQRLRAAKPAGGIGLLTVVLDNPTGYGRIVRENDTITGIVEQKDATPEQLKIQEINTGILIANGGDLKRWLSQLNNNNAQGEFYITDIIAMAHQEGRLVQAVHPARISETDGVNNRLQLAALERAYQAEQAEKLLLAGVMLRDPARFDLRGTLKHGRDVEIDTNVIIEGNVTLGDRVKIAAGCIIKNSVIADDCEISAYSVIEDASLAAACTVGPFARLRPGSELGEKAHVGNFVEMKKATLGKGSKAGHLSYLGDAEIGDDVNIGAGTITCNYDGANKSKTIIGDNVFVGSDTQLVAPVTVASGATIAAGTTVMKDVPAAVLVYNRKEQNQKAGWLRPEKKK, encoded by the coding sequence ATGTCTACTAGTGCGATGAGTGTGGTGATTCTTGCTGCTGGCAAGGGCACCCGTATGTATTCGGATCTCCCCAAAGTTCTGCACACCCTGGCTGGAAAACCCATGGTTCAGCATGTGATTGACGCCGCCACCGGGCTGGGTGCACAGCAAATCCATCTGGTTTACGGCCACGGCGGCGATCAACTCAAAGCTCTGCTTTCCGGCAACACCCTGAATTGGGTGCTACAGGCGCAACAGCTTGGTACTGGGCATGCGATGCAGCAGGCCGCGCCTTATTTTGCAGATGACGAAGACATTGTGATGTTATACGGCGATGTGCCGTTGATCTCGCTGGAGACGTTACAACGCCTGCGCGCGGCCAAACCGGCTGGCGGCATCGGCCTGCTTACCGTGGTGCTGGATAATCCGACCGGCTATGGCCGCATCGTGCGTGAAAATGACACCATCACCGGTATCGTGGAACAAAAAGATGCGACGCCAGAGCAGCTGAAGATTCAGGAAATCAACACCGGCATCCTGATTGCCAATGGCGGCGATCTCAAACGCTGGCTGTCGCAGTTGAACAATAACAACGCGCAGGGCGAGTTCTACATTACTGACATTATTGCCATGGCTCATCAGGAAGGGCGTCTGGTTCAGGCAGTGCATCCGGCACGTATCAGTGAAACCGATGGTGTCAACAACCGCCTGCAACTGGCTGCGCTGGAGCGCGCGTACCAGGCGGAACAGGCCGAGAAACTGTTGCTGGCAGGTGTGATGCTGCGTGATCCGGCACGTTTCGATCTGCGTGGCACGCTGAAACATGGCCGCGATGTGGAAATCGATACCAATGTCATTATCGAAGGCAACGTTACCTTGGGCGATCGGGTGAAAATCGCGGCGGGTTGCATCATCAAAAACAGCGTGATCGCTGACGATTGTGAAATCAGCGCGTATTCGGTGATCGAAGATGCCAGTCTGGCTGCGGCCTGCACCGTTGGCCCCTTTGCTCGTCTGCGCCCCGGCAGTGAACTGGGGGAGAAGGCGCACGTTGGCAACTTTGTGGAAATGAAAAAAGCCACCCTCGGTAAGGGATCTAAAGCCGGTCACCTCTCGTATCTTGGCGACGCTGAGATTGGTGACGATGTGAATATCGGCGCGGGCACCATCACCTGTAATTACGATGGGGCGAACAAATCCAAAACCATCATTGGTGACAACGTGTTTGTCGGTTCCGATACTCAGCTGGTGGCCCCGGTCACTGTCGCCAGTGGCGCAACTATCGCCGCAGGCACCACGGTAATGAAAGACGTTCCCGCCGCCGTTCTGGTCTACAACCGTAAAGAACAGAACCAGAAAGCAGGCTGGCTGCGCCCGGAAAAGAAAAAGTAA
- the phoU gene encoding phosphate signaling complex protein PhoU, protein MDNLNLNKHISGQFNAELEHIRTQVMIMGGMVEQQLTDAITAMHNQDGELAQRVIDGDQKVNMMEVEIDEACVRIIAKRQPTASDLRLVMAIIKTISELERIGDVAEKISRTALEKFGQQHLPLLVSLESLGHHTVQMLHDVLDAFARMDLNAAIDIYREDKKVDKEYEGIVRQLMTYMMEDPRTIPSVLTALFCARAIERIGDRCQNICEIIFYFVKGQDFRHVGGDKLDELLSGDDGSNKPS, encoded by the coding sequence ATGGATAATTTAAATCTGAACAAACATATCTCCGGTCAGTTCAACGCTGAGCTGGAACACATTCGCACTCAGGTGATGATCATGGGTGGCATGGTGGAGCAGCAGCTCACCGACGCCATTACCGCGATGCACAACCAGGATGGCGAGCTGGCGCAGCGTGTCATCGACGGCGACCAGAAGGTCAACATGATGGAAGTGGAGATTGATGAGGCCTGCGTGCGCATCATCGCCAAACGCCAGCCTACCGCCAGCGATTTACGTCTGGTGATGGCGATCATCAAGACCATCTCTGAGCTGGAACGTATTGGGGACGTGGCGGAAAAAATCAGTCGCACCGCACTGGAGAAATTTGGCCAGCAACATTTGCCGCTGCTGGTGAGCCTGGAATCCCTCGGCCACCATACGGTACAGATGCTGCATGACGTGCTGGATGCCTTTGCGCGTATGGATCTCAACGCGGCGATCGATATTTACCGTGAAGATAAGAAGGTGGATAAAGAGTACGAGGGCATTGTGCGTCAGTTAATGACCTACATGATGGAAGACCCGCGTACCATCCCCAGCGTGTTGACCGCGCTGTTCTGCGCCCGAGCCATTGAGCGTATCGGTGACCGTTGCCAGAACATCTGTGAGATCATTTTCTATTTTGTGAAGGGGCAGGATTTCCGTCACGTTGGCGGCGACAAGCTGGATGAGCTGTTGTCTGGCGACGATGGCAGCAACAAACCTTCCTGA
- the glmS gene encoding glutamine--fructose-6-phosphate transaminase (isomerizing), with product MCGIVGAVAQRDIAEILLEGLRRLEYRGYDSAGLAVVDRQGHVTRLRRLGKVQKLAEAAEQQPLIGGTGIAHTRWATHGEPSEANAHPHISEHIIIVHNGIIENHEPLRAQLIERGYTFASETDTEVVAHLVHWEQKQGGSLREVVLRVIPQLRGAYGMVIMDSRDPSLLVAARSGSPLVVGRGVGENFIASDQLALLPVTRRFIYLEEGDIAEITRREVTIVDRSGTPVNRAEIESNVQYDAGDKGIYRHYMQKEIYEQPMAIKNTLTGRFSHGEVDLSELGPQAETLLSKVEHIQIIACGTSYNSGMVSRYWFESLANIPCDVEIASEFRYRKSAVRKNSLLITLSQSGETADTLAALRLSKELGYLGSLAICNVAGSSLVRESDLSLMTKAGTEIGVASTKAFTTQLTVLLMLVAKLGRLHGMSADTEHEIVHALQALPSRIEQMLAQDKVIENLAEGFSDKHHALFLGRGDQYPIAMEGALKLKEISYIHAEAYAAGELKHGPLALIDADMPVIVVAPNNELLEKLKSNIEEVRARGGLLYVFADQDAGFSDSDGMKIISLPHVEDVIAPIFYTVPLQLLSYHVALIKGTDVDQPRNLAKSVTVE from the coding sequence ATGTGTGGAATTGTTGGTGCAGTAGCACAGCGCGACATTGCAGAGATTCTGCTGGAAGGTCTGCGTCGTCTTGAGTATCGCGGTTACGATTCGGCGGGTTTGGCCGTCGTTGATCGTCAGGGCCATGTGACGCGTCTGCGCCGCCTCGGCAAAGTGCAAAAACTGGCAGAAGCGGCGGAACAGCAGCCGTTGATTGGTGGCACTGGTATCGCGCATACCCGTTGGGCTACCCACGGTGAACCCTCAGAAGCCAATGCGCATCCGCATATCTCTGAGCACATCATCATTGTGCATAACGGCATCATTGAGAACCATGAGCCGTTGCGCGCACAGCTGATTGAGCGTGGCTACACGTTCGCGTCAGAAACAGACACCGAAGTGGTGGCTCATCTGGTGCACTGGGAACAGAAGCAAGGGGGTTCGCTGCGTGAAGTGGTGCTGCGCGTAATCCCGCAACTGCGTGGTGCCTATGGCATGGTGATCATGGACAGCCGCGATCCCTCACTGCTGGTGGCCGCCCGTTCCGGCAGCCCGTTGGTGGTCGGTCGTGGCGTCGGCGAAAACTTTATTGCCTCCGACCAGCTGGCACTGCTGCCGGTGACACGTCGCTTCATCTATTTGGAAGAGGGCGATATCGCCGAGATTACCCGCCGCGAAGTGACCATTGTCGATCGTAGTGGTACGCCGGTAAATCGCGCCGAGATTGAATCTAACGTCCAGTACGATGCCGGTGACAAAGGTATTTATCGTCACTACATGCAGAAAGAGATTTATGAACAGCCGATGGCGATCAAAAACACCTTAACCGGTCGTTTCAGCCACGGTGAGGTGGATCTTAGCGAGCTTGGTCCACAGGCGGAAACCTTGTTGAGCAAGGTTGAGCATATCCAGATTATCGCCTGCGGCACCTCATACAACTCCGGCATGGTATCGCGCTACTGGTTCGAGTCGCTGGCCAACATTCCCTGCGATGTCGAAATTGCCTCTGAATTTCGCTACCGCAAATCGGCGGTGCGTAAAAATAGCCTGCTGATCACTCTGTCACAGTCCGGTGAAACCGCCGATACGCTGGCGGCGCTGCGTCTGTCGAAAGAACTGGGTTACCTCGGCTCACTGGCCATCTGTAACGTCGCCGGTTCATCACTGGTACGCGAATCTGATTTGTCGCTGATGACCAAAGCGGGCACCGAGATCGGCGTGGCCTCCACCAAAGCCTTTACCACGCAGCTCACGGTGTTACTGATGCTGGTGGCAAAACTGGGCCGTCTGCACGGCATGTCTGCCGACACGGAACACGAGATTGTGCATGCCTTACAGGCGCTGCCGAGCCGTATTGAGCAGATGCTGGCGCAGGATAAAGTGATCGAAAACTTGGCTGAAGGTTTCTCTGACAAGCATCATGCGTTGTTCCTTGGCCGTGGCGATCAGTATCCGATTGCGATGGAAGGGGCGCTGAAGCTGAAGGAGATCTCCTATATCCACGCTGAAGCCTATGCGGCGGGTGAGCTGAAACATGGCCCGCTGGCGCTGATTGATGCCGATATGCCGGTTATCGTGGTCGCGCCCAATAACGAATTGCTGGAGAAGCTGAAATCCAACATTGAAGAGGTGCGTGCACGCGGCGGTTTGCTGTATGTGTTTGCCGATCAGGATGCTGGATTTAGTGACAGTGATGGTATGAAGATTATCTCCCTGCCGCATGTGGAAGACGTGATCGCGCCTATCTTCTATACCGTGCCGCTGCAACTTCTTTCCTATCACGTGGCGTTGATTAAAGGCACCGATGTCGATCAACCGCGTAATCTGGCGAAATCAGTTACTGTTGAATAA
- the pstB gene encoding phosphate ABC transporter ATP-binding protein PstB: MSMATSSAGKIQVRNLNFHYGKFHALKNINLDIAKNQVTAFIGPSGCGKSTLLRTFNKMYSLYPEQRAEGEILLDGDNILASNQDIALLRARVGMVFQKPTPFPMSIYDNIAFGVRLFEKLSRADMDERVQWALSKAALWNETKDKLHQSGYSLSGGQQQRLCIARGIAIRPEVLLLDEPCSALDPISTGRIEELITELKQDYTVVIVTHNMQQAARCSDHTAFMYLGELIEFSDTDTLFTKPAQKQTEDYITGRYG, from the coding sequence ATGAGTATGGCAACTTCTTCTGCCGGCAAAATTCAGGTGCGCAATCTGAACTTCCATTACGGGAAATTCCATGCGCTGAAAAACATCAATCTGGACATCGCAAAAAACCAGGTCACCGCATTTATCGGGCCATCCGGCTGCGGTAAATCGACCCTGCTGCGTACCTTCAACAAAATGTATTCACTCTATCCTGAGCAGCGTGCGGAAGGTGAAATTCTGTTGGATGGGGACAATATTCTGGCGTCAAACCAGGATATCGCCCTGCTGCGTGCCCGTGTGGGCATGGTGTTCCAGAAACCTACGCCGTTCCCGATGTCGATTTACGACAACATCGCGTTCGGTGTCCGTCTGTTTGAAAAGCTGTCACGTGCTGATATGGATGAGCGTGTGCAGTGGGCGCTGAGTAAAGCGGCGCTGTGGAATGAAACCAAAGACAAGCTGCATCAGAGTGGTTACAGTCTCTCCGGCGGTCAGCAGCAGCGTTTGTGCATCGCTCGCGGCATTGCGATTCGCCCGGAAGTGCTGTTGCTGGATGAGCCCTGCTCGGCGCTGGACCCCATCTCGACTGGCCGTATCGAAGAGTTGATCACCGAGCTGAAGCAGGATTACACCGTGGTGATTGTGACCCACAACATGCAACAGGCGGCGCGCTGTTCCGATCATACCGCCTTTATGTATCTGGGTGAGCTGATTGAATTCAGTGATACCGATACGCTGTTTACCAAGCCAGCGCAGAAGCAGACAGAAGACTACATTACCGGTCGTTACGGCTGA
- the pstC gene encoding phosphate ABC transporter permease PstC, protein MAATKPTFKAPGKQGDMIFGALVKLAALIVLLLLGGIIVSLIFSSWPSIQKFGFSFLWTKTWDAPNEQFGALVPIYGTVVTSLIALIIAVPVSFGIALFLTELAPGWLRRPLGTAIELLAAIPSIVYGMWGLFIFAPLFAEYFQTPVGDIMSNIPIVGALFSGPAFGIGILAAGVILAIMIIPYIASVMRDVFEQTPVMMKESAYGIGCTTWEVIWRIVLPFTKNGVIGGVMLGLGRALGETMAVTFIIGNTYQLDSASLFMPGNSITSALANEFAEAESGVHVAALMELGLILFVITFIVLAISKLMILRLAKSEGARS, encoded by the coding sequence ATGGCTGCCACTAAGCCGACGTTTAAAGCCCCTGGCAAACAAGGTGACATGATCTTCGGCGCGCTGGTAAAACTGGCTGCGCTGATTGTGTTATTGCTGCTGGGTGGCATCATCGTCTCCCTGATTTTCTCCTCCTGGCCCAGCATCCAGAAATTTGGTTTCTCGTTCCTGTGGACCAAAACCTGGGATGCGCCTAACGAACAATTTGGTGCGCTGGTGCCGATTTACGGCACTGTCGTGACCTCGCTGATTGCGTTGATCATCGCCGTCCCGGTGAGCTTCGGTATCGCTCTGTTCCTGACCGAACTGGCTCCCGGTTGGTTGCGTCGCCCGCTTGGCACCGCGATCGAGCTGCTGGCAGCGATCCCCAGCATCGTATATGGCATGTGGGGCCTGTTTATCTTCGCGCCGCTGTTTGCCGAATATTTTCAGACGCCGGTTGGCGACATCATGTCGAATATCCCGATTGTGGGTGCGCTGTTCTCTGGCCCGGCTTTTGGTATCGGCATCCTGGCGGCGGGCGTTATCCTGGCCATCATGATCATCCCGTACATCGCATCGGTGATGCGTGATGTGTTCGAACAGACCCCGGTGATGATGAAAGAGTCGGCCTACGGCATTGGCTGTACCACCTGGGAAGTGATCTGGCGCATCGTGTTGCCCTTCACCAAAAACGGTGTGATCGGCGGCGTAATGCTCGGTCTGGGTCGTGCCTTGGGTGAAACCATGGCGGTGACCTTTATCATCGGTAACACCTACCAGCTCGACAGCGCATCGCTGTTTATGCCAGGTAACAGCATCACCTCGGCACTGGCGAATGAATTTGCTGAGGCAGAATCCGGCGTCCATGTGGCAGCGTTGATGGAGCTGGGGCTGATTCTGTTTGTGATCACCTTTATCGTGCTGGCGATCTCCAAACTGATGATCCTGCGTTTGGCGAAGAGTGAAGGAGCCCGTTCATGA
- the pstA gene encoding phosphate ABC transporter permease PstA, with the protein MTTIELQARAELEASRRKMQAWRSTKNKIALTMSLLTMAFGLFWLVWILLTTITRGIDGLSWSLFTESTPPPNTAGGGLANALAGSGLLIFWSTFFGTPLGIMAGIYLAEYGRKHWLAEVIRFINDILLSAPSIVVGLFVYTIVVAQMQHFSGWAGVVALALLQIPIVIRTTENMLRLVPDSMREAAYALGTPKWKMISAITLKASVSGIITGVLLAIARIAGETAPLLFTALSNQFWSTDMMQPIANLPVTIFKFAMSPFAEWQSLAWAGVLIITLCVLLLNILARVIFAKSKH; encoded by the coding sequence ATGACAACGATTGAATTGCAGGCGCGCGCCGAACTGGAAGCCTCACGCCGCAAAATGCAGGCATGGCGCAGCACCAAAAATAAAATCGCCCTGACCATGTCGTTGCTGACGATGGCGTTTGGCCTGTTCTGGCTGGTCTGGATCCTGTTAACCACCATTACGCGCGGTATTGATGGCCTCTCCTGGTCGCTGTTTACCGAATCCACCCCGCCACCCAATACGGCAGGCGGTGGTTTAGCCAACGCCCTGGCGGGCAGTGGTCTGCTGATTTTCTGGTCAACCTTCTTTGGTACGCCGCTGGGTATCATGGCGGGGATTTACCTTGCCGAATATGGCCGCAAACATTGGCTGGCGGAAGTGATCCGTTTTATCAACGATATCCTGCTGTCGGCACCGTCAATTGTGGTGGGGCTGTTCGTTTACACCATTGTGGTGGCGCAGATGCAACACTTCTCCGGTTGGGCAGGTGTGGTGGCACTGGCGTTGTTGCAGATTCCTATCGTGATCCGCACCACTGAGAATATGCTGCGTCTGGTGCCCGATAGCATGCGTGAAGCGGCTTATGCGCTGGGGACGCCGAAATGGAAGATGATTTCAGCGATCACCCTGAAGGCCTCAGTCTCCGGCATTATTACCGGTGTGCTGCTGGCGATTGCGCGTATTGCCGGTGAAACGGCACCGCTGCTGTTTACTGCGCTGTCGAACCAGTTCTGGAGCACCGACATGATGCAGCCGATCGCTAACCTGCCGGTTACCATCTTTAAATTTGCCATGAGTCCGTTTGCGGAATGGCAGAGCCTGGCGTGGGCGGGTGTGCTGATCATCACTCTGTGCGTATTGCTGCTGAATATCCTGGCACGCGTGATTTTCGCTAAGAGCAAACACTAA